From the Manihot esculenta cultivar AM560-2 chromosome 3, M.esculenta_v8, whole genome shotgun sequence genome, one window contains:
- the LOC110610737 gene encoding uncharacterized protein LOC110610737, producing MAKSLRSKREKRLRAIRRDLVEPLYEKKDVAKLAALEAALAAPKLPVKSSPFASTSSSSMETTTTASNTNMDVEMADDSQTRSTLKPIGKKLKKKFKLGKNKRGGKGKIRRKHI from the exons ATGGCAAAGTCATTGAGATCGAAGAGAGAGAAGCGACTAAGAGCCATAAGGAGAGACCTGGTAGAGCCCTTATACGAGAAAAAAGATGTAGCCAAGCTCGCTGCTCTAGAAGCTGCTCTTGCTGCTCCCAAACTGCCCGTTAAATCTTCTCCTTTCGCttccacttcttcttcttccatggAGACAACCACTACTGCCTCAAATACCAACATGG ATGTGGAAATGGCTGATGACAGTCAAACCAGGAGTACATTGAAGCCCATAGGGAAGAAgctaaaaaagaaattcaagctGGGAAAGAACAAGCGTGGCGGTAAGGGGAAGATCAGGAGGAAGCATATTTAA